AGACACCAGCACGCTTCCTCCGGGCACTCTCCCAGCCTCGTCTGGGGTGCCAGAGCTACCAGCCCTCCCAGCCAGGGTAAAACTGCCCTTTCCTTCATTTAAACACCTCAGACCTGGGATGAACTCCTTGCAGCCCTACAGGCGCccagtgctgggatgctgctgagAACAAACCCCTCTAaccctgcaggctgctgctccttgtGCAGCTGACCCTGCCCTCAGAGGCTTCACCCCACCCCAGGGGCGAAGCCTTAACTCAGCTTTAGGAGGGCGTTCTGCTTCCACCCAACTCCTTGAGACAAAGCAACTCCCCAAAACACGCTGTGACATCCAGGGTAGGGGAAGATCTTGGCAATCCATCTCTTCCTCTTGAAGAATGCAAACTGAAACTTGAGGgaatctaaataaaaaaaaccaaaacccagcaacaaaaaaaaccaccccacacaACAACCAACCACCCCTTACCTTCCTTGCCTGTGAAATACTGCAGGGTATCAGCTGTTTAACTCATCTGTGAGAGAGGTAATTGCTCTGAGTTTCCAGCTAAAGCCTCCAAGCAATACCTGTGCcataacaaacaaaatgttCACGTTTCACCTTACAACTCCAAAGGCTCTCCTTCAGTCTGGCTTCTGACTGGGCTCCAAAGCTCAAGCTACATCAATTACACAGAAGAAGGCTATTTACCTCCCCTTATATAGGAGGTGTGTCTGCTCCACAGCAATCCAGCTGAACTCTCAGGTTTAGGCTTAAGAAATACCAGCAGTCCCATTGCTAAAGCACAGATGGAAAGCAGACCTAAGGacaaaaaagtaataataaaaaaaggaactgCACTGGGCTGGTTAGGGATCTATTCctcctaaaaagaaaaagctgcaaaCTGCCTTGGCATATGGAGCCCGACACCCAGGATGGTGACGTGCCTGAGGTCTGCAGTGCCTGTTAACTCCAAATCCTGGAGCACACAGCTCCCTCTTTCCAGTCCACCTTAACCCCACCCCTGTTTCCCCTCACATGCTCAACGATCTCCTGCCAAGTCTCTCGCCCTCATCCCTCGGAGCAAAGGAAGCAGGTTTGCAAATGGCAgcctctggctgcaggcaggcacTGATGGAGCTGCACTTCTGCCACTTCACGTGGTTATCCCACCGTGCTCCTTCCCAGGGTGAGACCCAGTCCGACCAAGGAGGATCCGCTCCCGCAGAggccggggctgcagctgcgcccagagcggggcagggagcagacTGAGCCTCTCAGTCACTGCAGCACAGCCGTTTGCTCACGCTGTGACCCGGATGGCAGCAGGATTAATCCTCCTGAACGTGTCCTGAACCTActccaggtgctggccaggACCCCACGCTGCCCAGGGAAGATCTACAGGGCCAGCGTGCTTCactcctgggaattctacctGGTCCTCCTGCAATCGTTTATTTTGTGCAAAATTGAAACAGTGTGTGGTACTTGCATGTTGCATTCTTTacaaaaacccttttccccccacccgttgtttaaaacatttatataaattttatttaaacagaaagtTAGAAATCTTATTTacaatttgtttttctcccaaaacAGCATCTAAAATCAACGCCCAAACCCTCCAAGAGGATATAAATTTAaccttgacttttttttttttctttttttaaaaaaaaggaaaccgCTAAGCTATCCCTCCCCAAATTCTACAAATAAATATGGCATTGAACAGAAGCCGATTTGGAAAGGGTCCTCTGTAGCTCAATCTGTAGATCCCAAgaataaattatgttttcagaATTTCCTGGTCTTCAAATTGATTTATTCCATTGCTTGAGGTATAGAATTTATCTTGGTTCGTCAGAATCCCCGTGAAGCTCCACGCCTCATCAGCTGAAACTTGGATTCTTCTTAGGTATTCCTTTTGCTAAGCCTGGATGCTCACCCGCGCCGGCGGCTCTCTCCTGGTTCCGATCTGGGGCCGGAGGCTGCTCCTACTGCATGCCCTCCTCCTCCGTGCAGCCCCCTCCCACCATGAAGCGGAACTCCTGCAGGTTGGAGACCCCGTGGAAGTGCACGAAGGCGCCGGCCACCACGAACACgtggaagagctggtgggaGTGGAACTGCGGGAAGGAAAGAGCTGGCTTCAGCCCCGGCGCCGTCCTGCCCCCAGACCCCAGGGTCAGCGGAATGCAGTACCACGGAGCAGGGCCTCACCAGCTGCTGTTAAAGCCCACCCCTCTACTGTCTTCAGCAAAACAATCGAATTCTGGCACACACACATCCCCCCCTTTCCCTTCAGAGTCATCTGCATCAGCCGGTCAACCAAAAAATGTGCTACAGAACCGCTGTAACTCATCTCTGCAAAGGGACAAGGAGAATTTCAGAGCCTCAGGCAAAAGGCTTAAAATGCTGCCATGCCCAGGACACTTGAAATTACTTCTTCCACAAGACACACACTGGTGGTTCATGGACAAAAAGGGTCCTCTCATACCTGTAACAGGCACAAaactctgctctgctcacaggCATAAGTTTTACCAAGCGGATTCTGCATGCtggcattttatttctctaccacagagaaacagaacagaaaaaacgTGGTGTTATATTAAAACCTAGAAACAACTGATGTTCTGAATGAATGAATGCGCAGGATGTCACTGATTGGAGCAGAGCAGAATGAAAACTGTGAGGGAGCTATGTGACGAAGCATGCCCCTGTCTGAGGGAAGCCATACCAGTATGCATAATGCTCCTGAAATATTCCTACAAATGTGTATTTGCAGGCTTCATGGGAAGCTTGGAAAAGACTTGGTGGTACACCGGTGCTTTTGGAGCTCAGCTCGTTAGAGTAACAAACCAACCAAGCAAATTGGTGCTGTGCACAAGCTGCTCAAACAACCCAGGTCTCATTCTCACTTCTAGTCTTCTTTAGGAGCTTTAAACTATCCTAAGTGCAAGTACAGTGGCCTTCCAAAGGTCCACTTCCCCTCACCTCTACTCTTGCTCCACCCAGCTCCTTTCCTTACATCCTCCTCAGGTATTTCTCCTCCAGTTTTCATGATTCTCTCCCTCATACCAAGTTTCCCCCACCCAGCCACTTGCTCACCCCACTATCCCTTCTCCTGGGCCAGAGTTCCCCCCAAAGCATCCCTGCCCAGCATTTCCACTGGCTGTACAAGGTGAGGAGCCAGACATGAACACACTGAACATCAATGAAATAACCACGTACTGCTCTGCAGGGTAAAGATGTGTCTGAGCAGGATcctcaacacacacacacacaaatgtttGCAGCTCCTTGCCCATCTGTTAAAGCTAACCAGAGATGTACTGAGGTGAACCTGCACCCCAGCAGGTACCTCAgaccagccaggctgggacagcttgGGAAGAGAGGCGCCAGCTAAGCCAGGCTCAGAGAGCCCAGAGCCGTGTGGCCCCTGAAGACCCTGTGGTGCAGCAGCGTGACACTCGCAACAAGAAAACATTGACACAACATCCTTCAGCTCGAGGGGAAGCAGCTTTCAAGCTGGTCTCCTCATCCAGTCCCTCGGTAGACTCACCCAGATGTCACACTTGCCAGGGAAGAATCTCTCCGGGATGCGGGCAGCATATAGTGCAGCACCAGTGATGTACAGGCATGCCATGAGTGCCAGCCAGCCTATCTGCCCCATTGTGGCTGCTTTCAGGAGCCCCTCAGAGATGACAAAGTGCAGGGTGGGAATTACCCCACTAAGACCCAGACCTAGAAATACTCCTGGGAGGTAAAGAAAATGCGGGAGAGTCAGGTTTGAAGGCAGCGGCGGCAAAGGGAGACAACGAAAACACAAAAGCTACGCAAGGAAAACGCAGTATTtgccaaagcagcagagaggcGACGGCCCTTGAAGCTGCAGGACCCCAGAAGAGATTTATTGGAAAGGAAGCTAAAGAACGCACCAACTCCCTTCATGTACCAGAAGCTacccagctctgtgtgccagcaGATAGCTGAACAGCTCATTTGCTGGTGGTGCCTGCCAGCCGCAGCGAGGCCAGTTCCTGCTGCCGGCCTGTAGAGGGAACTGAGACCACACAGACCGAGCCTCACTCACCACAACCGCTCCAGAGCGAGGCAAGGAGACACAACAAAGAGATTGGTTACCATATTCTGCATTTCCTACTCCtaggaaacagaaaagcagcagctgtgctcatCTGATCTGCCATATAAGAGAACACTGCTTATTTGTTTAGATTTTGGCAGCAAGGACAGAAAACTTGTAAAAACAGTGGGCATGGGGGGGAATATTCATGTCCTGTACAAGGGTTTTAGGTTTGGAAAGCTGAACGCTCTGAAGCTACTCAAATCTGTCCAGGAAATCTAGATTTACTGTAGACAGCATTTGCAGGTTAAGAAACAAGAAATACCACTATTCAACCCAGCTATGTGCACATTCCATAGCTGCCCCCTAAAGCTCTCTTTCTTCCTACCTCAAAATGTGAAACCCagtctggttttgttcttttgatGACGTGAAGAGAAAAATAGTCTTTACCTTAACTCTGTATTTCATCCAGGCAAATCATTCAGATTAATACAATCATTCAATGATTTGCTAATGTTATTGAAAAAAGCACAAGCACTTCAAGTTCACATCCACACACCAAGCAGTCAGTTTTTGAGAGAGCAAAGTCCCTAGATGCAGCTAGAAATCCTTTGCAGCACCTTTCCTACTGCATGTGCTACTGAACATTTCAGGAATGCACTTCCAGGACTTGCACCAGCCCTTATCTGTGCATCCAGCTGGGTACAgcaaatgctgaaagaaaaccCACCAAGCTCCCAATTCAAGAATATTGGGTCTATAAAATTAAGCTCTCTAAATCTTCCCAAGGTGGTTTTTCCAAGTGGCAAGCAGGAAAGGCAGTTAAGAAGCAGAGCAGTTAATTTCAGGTCTTACCTGCCCTTACACCCCGGTATTCAGGGGTGGCAAACATGTCCCATTGTGAGACAATTATGGCTGCAATGCCCAGGACACAAATCACAATCAAGTAGATGAAGCAAGGCTGAGGGTTGCAATAGAAGGAGTAGTACAGCCATGGTACAAAGCTGCCCATTATGAGGAGTGCAATGCCAGAATAATCCagcctggaagaaaacaaagaaatcagtGTCATAAGAAGTGTGAACCTTTGGAAATCCTCACACCCACACACTCTTCTTTAGTAGAGCAACTGTCTACTGCTCACTGCAACTAAATTACTCTCACTACTGCAGCTAAGGTTCTGATGGTAACTCTTCCACCTACAGGAATGGATTCCCTTGACAGACAATTTTTGACAGTCATCAGCAATACCTTCAGCAGCCTTTAGACCAAAGCTTTCTGAGGAAAACTCACATTTTAGtttcaaatgaggaaaaaggcAGTGCAAGAGCCCTCTAAAACCAGGGCACACAATATGTGTACACCCGTGTAAAAAAGGAAGTCTTTAGCCACTGCTTTTTACCACACCCTGACAAAATACTCCTGCAAAAGCTGATGGAGTTGATTTTTCAGTTGGGGATTTTAACTGCTGGGCTACTTTAGAGGTGGTCTTGCAGATTACAGAATCTGAAATTGAGCAGTCTTAGGAAATATCAGATATTCAGCAGGCAGCCAAAAAAAGAACGTGCAGTAAAACCGAAAGACCAAGACATCTTGATACACACTGTGGAGCTGTCTTACATAAGTTTAACGTTCAAAGTGAGTCAGAACAGCTGAAATGACAAGAAGTAACGGTTGCACTAGAAATTCAAAGTCCTGCAACTAAGCTCAAGGCGTATTACTTCCAGCAGCAAGATGCAAGCACATGCCTgccaaacagcagaaaatgatGGAGTTTTAAGACTCAAATGACAGCACAAAAACTCATGCTGAAACAAACTATAATTAGAAGAAGCTGCATTAAATCTCTGCTCAACTCTGTTCCAAAGTACACGCAGTCATGAAACGAACAACTCCCACACTGGGGCTCCAGGCACAAATCCCAGCCCTGTTTTCCCACCTGTTTCCTATTTGGCCTGCCCTGTCCTCCAGGCACTTACTTGGAGAAGAGCCGGGAAACACCTTCTGAGTGGCAATAAACGGTGTGGAAGAGCCATGAGAAGGAGAGGCAGAGTATGGCTCCCAAGAAGAACAACCCAACGACCACTTTCTCCTGCACAGGTGCTACGAAGGACATGTTTGGCCGGAACATGTAGAAGATTCCCAGACAAAGGAAGAACACACATCCTGGAAAACAGCGAGGCAGAGAGGTGTCAAGTTCATGCATactgaaagcttttctttctacAAGCATCACCACTTCCCTTCAAGGCTCTCACGAGTTAAAAtcacccagagaagctgcaacTCCAGCGAGTTCCTGTGGCAAGAAATGCCATCCCAATTAACGCCTCCACACTTGGGAAAAGAAGGATCTAACAGCAATTAACAATTAGGAAATGTTTCATGCATTTGTTTGCATAGTATGCCATAATTAAGCAAGTCCCATCCGATTCTGGTGGGATAAAATGAGGAGAGGGATAGCAAGCTGCCAATTTAACAGGTTACCAGCGGAATGATAACGCTGACAGCCCCAGAGCCCTTTCTTTGAGAGCAACGAAACCACGGGATGAGATTTAGGATTAGATTAAAGCAAGCCGAGAGTACCCAGGAGATGTGTCCAGATGTTGCCAGTCTCTGTGTGTATCCTGAAGATGCTCTTGAAACAAGCCCGGAAGGAAGGCATGGGCGGTCTGTGTCCATGCAGCAGGTAGTCATTGTCCTTCAGCCAGTCAGGCAGAACGTCGTGGGGGATGACCCTCCATCGGCCCTCCCACACCTGGGGGTTAAAAGAGTTCACTGAAACGCAGGGAATGGAGCTCCAGCAGTGCATCTGAACAGGCAGAACACCCACGTTAGTTAGTAAAAGTGCCGGAGTTAACCTCTGAGTACAGTAAAGAGTGTTGATGGAACATCTCTGGGGAAAGGGTTTTACACCTGAAATACCACGCTAAAGTCACTGTTCCCAGTTCAAAACTGTACTGTTATGAACTGCACCATCAGAGGAAGAAATACTGCAGCATTCCATTGAACAGGAAGGCTATTGGGTGTTTTTACTGCtgatgaaaacatttaattcaCTTCCACATTCTGTTATTTTACAGGGCACCTTCTCCATTTAATTGAAGAAGCCTACACCTAGTTCCCTCCAGTAAATAAATAAGCTGGTTCCTCCACCACAAGCCAACCTGACTGACTATTTGCTAGCATATAGAGGCAGGCTAGCAAAAGAAGCTACTCATTAGCACTAATAGGGGCCAGAATATGTGAAAGGGTGAGAACCCAGCAAGAAGAGTCCAACCCCTTATTCAGGTTGAGCAAAAAATGCTCCCAAGCTCACAAAACAGTGACAGAGCAGTACAGGCAACAGACTCATGACTCTCAATTCCATGTGATTTCTTCTTAAAAGGGAGAGAGGGGCTTTGTGCACAGAGCTACTCCTGCAGCTGGCTCCAGAGGAAATAAGTGTGCACAGATgttccagcactgctccaggaaCACAAGACACATGGAGGCTTCAGTGTGGCAGCAccccaggggcagggggagcagggaacTGCTTTATGTACCGGGGATCCTCCTGCAGGGCTCCTTGGGCTGGACGGCTGGCTAGAGTTACAGGAGCAAGGCTGAAGGTTCCTGAAACACTAAGTTCAAAAAGCTACATTCTTATTTCAGTTTCAACAACAAGAGCACAGCGTTTTTGAATCAATTCTCCACACTCGTGCAtggaagcaaaacaaagccaTTCGGAATAACCAGCCCAGCTAAAGACTGGGCTCTTATATACATTAAACAAGAAAAGAACTGGTTTAGTTCACAAACAAAAACCGTCAGTTGAGGTAGAAATAGAAGGAGGGAATTCATTTTACACAATCCACCCTACAAACAACTTTAAAAGAGGCAAAGAtgcatagtaaaaaaaaaaaaaaaaaaaaaaaaaggcaaaagaccCATACACAAAAGACCACCAAGTAACCAGGTTCCCTCTGTAAAAGTATCAGAAATAGTTCATAAAACCAGCAGGAACCAGTGTATAAAGGGGGAGCATTCCTTTCAGTGAGAAAGGAGGGCCAGAGACTGACACAGCCCAGTGGCTCTAAAAAGTAGCAAAAAACCTGAGCCAAAGTCAACAATTACAAAATCTACAATGGATTTACTTACGTAAGGTTTCAATACAGCATTGTTTTCAAGCTGGGGACAAAGCTTATTCTACAATAGATGTAAATggtgctggaaaagcaaaacatttgcaGATCTGAAGAAATCTGGCCAAATGACCTCGTAAGTCAAAGCACCCCGAACCAGAATGCTTTTGTTGTGCTTTGCACTCACAGGTGTTTCTCCAGGGACACACCTGAGCTGCAGGATCAGCTCTGGAGTCTCAGCTGTAAATCCCTATTGTCCCACGCTCTACAGTTTAATCCTGCGTGACAGACAGATGCTGAGCAAGTGCAGTAATGCTGCTCAGAACACGAGATGCCCATCTGGGGACAGTGAGAACCTCCTCTCCCTCACATTAGCAGGGCAGCTGCTCCAAGTACAGCCTGCTGCCCACTGGAGCTTCCTAAAATAGGAAATGACTTCAGCAGTTTCTAGGTGCCCTTACCTTACACACAAATTCTTCCATTCTCTCCATGGCATGGTGGGCTTGCAGAAGAGGTGACATACCCATAAAACCTTCATCTTCTTGAGGTGGCTCATCATTGTGTTTATTGTCCTCAGAacactggagggaaaaaaaaaccagagaaaatgcTTTGTAGAAAGATGAACAGAGGAAGGTGATGTTGTTTTCATACAAAACTATGATTTGAGGTCTTGGCAAATAAAGAAGTCGCTCCTTGTACGGCACTGAGAAAGGAATTCAGAAGAACAAGCTAAAAAATGATTACATTCTCAGGTATCTGAGAACAACTTACATGTCTAATCCATTCTGCATATGTTTCCAGCAGGTTTGGAAGCCAGCAGTGCTCCTCTAAGTCATGCTTCATTAAATCCCAGATATGGAGTCTGAGGCTTGCAGCCTCCCCACCTCTAGGGAAGGATTACTCCCTATTTTATGTTTCAATGTCACTGTGCCGGTGTTAATGCCTCTCTAATGTATCTGGCACTGCAGGGTAATAAAAGGTAAGCCAAGGAGAGGAATCCTTTCACTTTGTTAGAAACGCTTCACCTCAATTTGCAGTCCAAATCTGAAAATCTATTCTGTTGAACTGACACTTCTATTCAGCTTGGAATTTACtcatttgtttgatttttcaaggtATTTCAGAAACTATAATGAAACTTCTGCCAGTTAGACAAAGGCAAGTTATCAAAGAAAAGCGGTACCAGGGATCAGAGTTTTAAGCAAAGttcaaataaagagaaaaatccatttcctcAGGGTCTACCAAGAGAAttatgaaaaggaaaactaaaataatCCACTGAGCTGGGACATCAGCCTGGTACACATAATTAATAACTTTACAGGAACAGTTTGGTAGTTTTCTGCTCTATCCTGACTTATCACACCATCTGCATATTTTGATACACTCTAGCTTCCCGtggaggagaaaagcaggaggtCGTGGAAGTTCTACATTCCTCTTTGCTTCCTGCAATGCTCATTGCCCATCAGAGACTCCAATCAACACTTCAGCTTCCAAGGTAAACAAACTGGAGGAAGctaggaaggagagaaggagctTTTTGCACCCTTCAGACTCAGTGCAGAGAGCTGCCATGCACCCAGGGCCACACCAAGAAAGCTCCACAGTCAGCACACTGGAGACTGGCCTCCTCCAGATTTCCCAGAACACTTTCCCCCGCCTACTCCCATACCACGGTTATCAACATTAAAATCAAGATGATGTATCAATAATGCCATCCAAAGTGACTGAGAATACAGTATATATAACCTCGCTTACTTTATCTACAAATTATTATCACTAACGTTCAGATTAATGCCCTGAACTTTCAAGCCAGGGATGGGAGCTGACCGTGCATTTGTCCCACGTTACAGCTCTCTCCTCGGTGTCAATCCTTGTTAACTATTTCTGTCAAGTAAACTCAGTAAGCTCcttcaaattttcctttttgaataaataaaaggagaCTTCCTCCAGCCTACAGTGAGCTATCCAGAGCCTTCAATATTCTGGGCGGTTTTGACAGAGTAATGTCATGTTCATACCTGTTCTGTACCCAAGTCTTGCAGTAGTCACTGAAGCTTCATCTTTCAGAGAGGTCCCATCCCAGTTCTTGACCCGATTTTGCTTACCCAGAATGCAATTTCTGGTATGGAATACACAGTACACATCCTTCAAGCTTTATGTATGACCTCACATTTGGCCATATAGGAAAACTTGACTGCCTAAacaattatttgtatttaacCCTATGTCCCTTGTACTGTCTACTCACCCTCATTTATCATTCCAGTGAATAACTCCTCTGAACAGTATCTTGTATTTTACAGCAGTGATTGATATACTGACCAGCTCTAAGCACATCCTCCAGCAGAAAAAGACAGCATTAAATACACTCACTCTGCCCAGGCTATCCCATTAGTCCTATTCAGAAAGGCACCAGGCAACAGCAAGATGCAAATAGGTTTAATATCCTTCTAAAACAGGCACAGTTCCTGTTAGGCACaggaataaaaagcaaatttggTTTCATTCTGACTCAACAACATTAACTGACATTGTTTCCCCACACTGTCAattctgctgcctttttctACTAATGGAGCTCTGTCAGATTCTCGGTTTTCAATATCATAAATAATTAACTCAAGGTCATTGAAACATAGAATGGGTTTGGGTTTGCAGGCAGCTTTAAAGATCAGCTAGTCTAAGTGCCCTGCCACGGAGGTCTGGAGGAGATGCTCATGATGGTGTGCACAATTTAGAAACCAAAGAAACCTCTGGTTTCCAAGAGCATGCCTTATGGGAAAGCAAGGCTGGCATTTAAGTTCCAGTGCATTTGACAGAAGAAGCACTGCTAAGCCTTTAGCTACTCTAGAAttccctcccccagcagcacacaATAACCAGCTCAAATGGGGTGACCGAGTTAGTAACCCTCAATTTACACAACTGGCAggactggaggaaaaaaggtcCCTTATGGAATCAAAGCCTGTATTCATTGCAGTCTGCACAGTGACTCAATGccaaaaaatgttcatttcccCCTCTGCACATACTCCCATTTCTAGAATGATGGGAAGGCTTAAACTTGAACAGACTGTAAAGCTTGAAGAGCACAGCTATTTCTGAGCTAGTCCAAAATCTTTGCGTTTTGGCCATGTGCCTACAAACAAATCATTACTGAGCTTCTTTTGGTGATAAAAGGAATTCATATCATATACACAGTCCAGATTGCTGCCAAAAAATGGAATTGATTTTACTATCTCCTTCCTGCCCTTAAACTGCAAAATTAGCATTCAAG
This sequence is a window from Hirundo rustica isolate bHirRus1 chromosome 4, bHirRus1.pri.v3, whole genome shotgun sequence. Protein-coding genes within it:
- the ADIPOR2 gene encoding adiponectin receptor protein 2; protein product: MNEPTELDNAGSPEPALRLRKGHMSHTATTQAAFEEDSSQQRLLLEESPLSSDQENCSEDNKHNDEPPQEDEGFMGMSPLLQAHHAMERMEEFVCKVWEGRWRVIPHDVLPDWLKDNDYLLHGHRPPMPSFRACFKSIFRIHTETGNIWTHLLGCVFFLCLGIFYMFRPNMSFVAPVQEKVVVGLFFLGAILCLSFSWLFHTVYCHSEGVSRLFSKLDYSGIALLIMGSFVPWLYYSFYCNPQPCFIYLIVICVLGIAAIIVSQWDMFATPEYRGVRAGVFLGLGLSGVIPTLHFVISEGLLKAATMGQIGWLALMACLYITGAALYAARIPERFFPGKCDIWFHSHQLFHVFVVAGAFVHFHGVSNLQEFRFMVGGGCTEEEGMQ